A single genomic interval of Amycolatopsis albispora harbors:
- a CDS encoding Ldh family oxidoreductase, whose product MDNPEHLLPAGVLHALAVDILAAVGTPPAQAAVVAGSLVRSNLLGHDALGVRRLLSYVPKVHEGEIDPQARPKAEVVRPGAVVVHGRRAFGQLSAGHAVRELSVLTVDHGSGVAVIRDGNDVGRLGEYVGALAGTGLVAFAFANNERTPLAWALPRASGRPPLVLDGGALPGAAVFATLVGGLLSGQGMRGFPGYDSDSGTVLMAVDIAAFLSPGTFQEQAESFCESLSAAPGEPEESIRRRRAAEGVPITGQDLARLRALSSNG is encoded by the coding sequence ATGGACAACCCGGAGCACCTGCTCCCGGCCGGCGTCCTGCACGCGCTGGCCGTGGACATCCTGGCCGCGGTGGGCACCCCGCCGGCGCAGGCCGCCGTGGTCGCGGGGTCATTGGTCCGGTCCAATCTGCTCGGTCACGACGCGCTGGGCGTGCGGCGGCTGCTGAGCTACGTGCCGAAGGTGCACGAGGGCGAGATCGATCCGCAGGCACGGCCGAAAGCCGAAGTGGTGCGCCCCGGCGCGGTGGTGGTGCACGGGCGGCGCGCCTTCGGGCAGCTCTCCGCCGGGCACGCGGTGCGGGAACTGAGCGTGCTCACCGTCGACCACGGCAGCGGCGTGGCGGTCATCCGGGACGGCAACGACGTGGGCAGGCTCGGCGAATACGTCGGAGCACTGGCCGGCACCGGGCTGGTCGCCTTCGCCTTCGCCAACAACGAGCGCACCCCGCTGGCGTGGGCGCTGCCGCGTGCCTCCGGCCGCCCGCCGCTGGTGCTCGACGGTGGCGCGCTGCCCGGCGCCGCGGTGTTCGCCACCCTGGTGGGTGGTTTGCTCTCCGGCCAGGGCATGCGGGGTTTTCCCGGCTACGACAGCGATTCCGGCACCGTGCTGATGGCCGTGGACATCGCCGCGTTCCTCAGCCCGGGAACTTTCCAGGAACAGGCCGAATCGTTCTGTGAGAGCCTTTCCGCAGCGCCCGGCGAGCCGGAGGAGAGCATCCGCCGCCGCCGGGCCGCGGAAGGGGTGCCGATCACCGGCCAGGACCTGGCCAGGCTGCGGGCACTTTCGTCGAACGGATAG
- a CDS encoding mannitol dehydrogenase family protein, producing the protein MAVPRLSRRTLGERRPELLDSVQGDDIGAGILHLGIGAFHRAHQAVLTEQALLVEPGDWAIRGVSYRGPGAADALNPQDGLYTVVERGANERFRMVGAVREVLYQRPDDVRATLASSECRIVTITVTEAGYHHDPATNRLRRDDPELAADLAGGSPRTVVGQLVDGLRARRARGDDAPITVLSCDNLLFNGRLLAGLIQDFCGLAGDPALAEWIRGHVSFPSTVVDQIVPAPTEDCLREVEARLGLADHAAVAGEAYRQWVIEDFDGPRPAWDRVGVRFVSDISAAQARKLRLVNGTHSAVAYLGLLADLETTADLVREEEFAGYVQQLVRAETGPSLGNGAGEEAERIVRRLATPRIGHRLAQIAGQGARKLPQRLLEPARDLLAAGREPRLICLGIAGWISFLRGAKQSGELDEDSRELATAPDLGRLLAAWRGCPEELAESRIFRELIADALDGLRSDGVRATVRRVVGERS; encoded by the coding sequence ATGGCCGTGCCGCGGCTGAGCCGGCGGACACTGGGCGAACGCCGGCCGGAACTGCTCGACAGCGTGCAGGGCGACGACATCGGCGCAGGCATCCTGCACCTGGGCATCGGTGCCTTCCACCGCGCGCACCAGGCGGTGCTGACCGAGCAGGCGCTGCTGGTCGAGCCGGGCGACTGGGCCATCCGCGGGGTCAGCTACCGCGGTCCCGGCGCGGCCGACGCGCTCAACCCGCAGGACGGCCTGTACACCGTGGTCGAGCGCGGGGCCAACGAGCGCTTCCGCATGGTCGGCGCCGTGCGCGAGGTGCTCTACCAGCGGCCGGACGACGTGCGCGCCACGCTGGCGTCGAGCGAGTGCCGGATCGTCACGATCACCGTGACCGAGGCCGGTTACCACCACGACCCGGCGACGAACCGGCTCCGGCGGGACGATCCCGAGCTGGCCGCCGACCTGGCCGGGGGCTCCCCGCGCACGGTGGTCGGGCAGCTAGTGGACGGGCTGCGGGCGCGGCGGGCCCGCGGTGACGACGCGCCGATCACCGTGCTCTCCTGCGACAACCTGCTCTTCAACGGCCGCCTCCTGGCCGGGCTGATCCAGGATTTCTGCGGCCTGGCCGGGGATCCCGCGCTCGCCGAGTGGATTCGCGGACACGTCAGCTTTCCGTCCACAGTGGTCGACCAGATCGTGCCGGCGCCCACCGAGGACTGCCTGCGCGAGGTGGAAGCGCGGCTGGGACTGGCCGACCACGCCGCGGTGGCCGGTGAGGCCTACCGGCAGTGGGTGATCGAGGACTTCGACGGCCCGCGCCCGGCCTGGGACCGGGTCGGTGTCCGGTTCGTCAGCGACATCTCCGCGGCGCAGGCGCGGAAACTGAGGCTGGTCAACGGAACCCATTCCGCGGTGGCCTACCTCGGCCTGCTCGCCGACCTGGAAACCACCGCGGATCTGGTGCGCGAGGAGGAGTTCGCCGGTTACGTGCAGCAGCTCGTGCGCGCGGAAACCGGGCCCAGCCTGGGAAACGGCGCTGGCGAGGAAGCCGAGCGGATCGTCCGGCGGCTGGCCACCCCGCGCATCGGCCACCGCCTGGCGCAGATCGCCGGGCAGGGCGCGCGCAAGCTGCCGCAGCGCCTGCTCGAACCGGCGCGTGACCTGCTCGCGGCCGGTCGTGAACCGCGGCTCATCTGCCTCGGCATCGCGGGCTGGATCAGCTTTCTCCGCGGTGCCAAGCAGTCCGGGGAGCTCGACGAGGACAGCCGCGAACTCGCCACCGCGCCGGATCTCGGCAGGTTGCTCGCGGCGTGGCGGGGTTGCCCGGAGGAACTGGCGGAGTCGAGGATCTTCCGCGAGCTGATCGCGGACGCGCTGGACGGGTTGCGGTCGGACGGCGTGCGGGCCACCGTGCGCCGCGTGGTGGGCGAAAGGAGCTGA
- a CDS encoding SDR family NAD(P)-dependent oxidoreductase: MRLDGTVAVVTGGGTGIGRATALALAGAGAAGVVVNYSRSAEEAERTVAELTALGCDAVAEQADVADDEQVRALAGRVLDRFGRVDVLVNNAGTTFRVPHADLESLTDQVWHQVLDVNLLGPFHCVRAFAPALTEARGAVVNVASIAGYRAGGSSVAYGVSKAALLQLTRNLAVSLAPHVRVNAIAPGTVATRWQTGLHGAEAFKERAKAERETVPLREISGPEHVAQAVLGVLMMDLVTGEVVIVDGGKHVLY, encoded by the coding sequence GTGCGCCTGGACGGAACGGTAGCCGTGGTGACCGGCGGTGGCACCGGGATCGGTCGCGCGACCGCGCTGGCGCTGGCCGGGGCCGGGGCGGCCGGGGTGGTGGTCAACTACTCGCGGTCCGCGGAGGAGGCCGAGCGGACCGTCGCGGAGCTGACCGCGCTCGGCTGCGACGCGGTGGCCGAGCAGGCGGACGTGGCCGACGACGAGCAGGTGCGCGCGCTCGCCGGACGCGTGCTCGACCGGTTCGGCCGCGTCGACGTGCTGGTCAACAACGCGGGCACCACCTTCCGCGTGCCGCACGCCGACCTCGAATCGCTCACCGACCAGGTGTGGCACCAGGTGCTCGACGTGAACCTGCTCGGCCCGTTCCACTGCGTGCGCGCGTTCGCCCCGGCGCTGACCGAGGCGCGGGGCGCGGTGGTCAACGTCGCCTCGATCGCCGGGTACCGGGCGGGTGGTTCGTCGGTGGCCTACGGCGTCAGCAAGGCGGCGCTGCTCCAGCTGACCAGGAACCTCGCGGTGAGCCTGGCGCCCCACGTCCGGGTGAACGCGATCGCGCCCGGCACGGTCGCCACCCGCTGGCAGACCGGGCTGCACGGCGCCGAAGCCTTCAAGGAACGGGCGAAGGCCGAGCGGGAAACCGTGCCGCTGCGGGAGATCTCCGGGCCGGAGCACGTGGCGCAGGCGGTGCTGGGGGTGCTGATGATGGACCTGGTGACCGGTGAGGTGGTCATCGTGGACGGCGGCAAGCACGTGCTGTACTGA
- a CDS encoding ESX secretion-associated protein EspG, which translates to MEFWLPTTVIDVLGERFGTALVPPPFEVPHAGSTTGERQRVRERAWQQLREARLAKGDKLDPDVENLLRVWYRPEVLITGRLNQEEGQRDIRYRAVSERLAGVLSGQVGDQISFEACHADDLVSGLLRYLPRLGPVPLRPIAVTEQARRPKPVEEDEINPHDLIDAYGEAEPAEHRAVRQFFSWPLGRFGVFDLWLRGRDGRLEALGGVQLFDTEGGRFVIIGEKLSDGSKRRHFVPSDGSHLRRWIHDRIAGAR; encoded by the coding sequence ATGGAATTCTGGCTGCCCACAACGGTGATCGACGTGCTCGGGGAACGGTTCGGCACCGCGCTGGTGCCGCCGCCGTTCGAGGTGCCGCACGCCGGGTCGACCACCGGCGAGCGGCAGCGCGTGCGCGAACGCGCCTGGCAGCAGCTGCGTGAAGCCCGGCTGGCCAAGGGCGACAAGCTGGACCCGGACGTGGAGAACCTGCTCCGCGTCTGGTACCGGCCCGAGGTGCTCATCACCGGCCGCCTCAACCAGGAGGAAGGCCAGCGCGACATCCGCTACCGCGCGGTCTCCGAGCGGCTGGCCGGCGTGCTCAGCGGCCAGGTCGGCGACCAGATCTCCTTCGAGGCCTGCCACGCCGACGACCTGGTCTCCGGCCTGCTGCGCTACCTGCCGCGCCTCGGCCCGGTGCCGCTGCGCCCGATCGCGGTCACCGAGCAGGCCAGGCGGCCGAAACCGGTCGAAGAGGACGAAATCAACCCCCACGACCTCATCGACGCCTACGGCGAAGCCGAGCCAGCCGAACACCGCGCGGTGCGGCAGTTCTTCAGCTGGCCGCTCGGCCGGTTCGGCGTGTTCGACCTGTGGCTGCGCGGCCGCGACGGCAGGCTCGAGGCGCTGGGCGGGGTGCAGCTGTTCGACACCGAGGGCGGCCGGTTCGTGATCATCGGGGAAAAGCTGTCCGACGGTTCGAAGCGCCGCCACTTCGTGCCGTCGGACGGCAGCCACCTCCGGCGCTGGATCCACGACCGGATCGCCGGCGCCCGCTGA
- a CDS encoding S8 family peptidase has protein sequence MSLPRARARVTAVSATVAAVVLAIATPAHAGPGEQPNPPSWGLDRIDQRAGFDQLYRYETRAETVTAYVIDTGVNSLPDLAGQVLAGKDFVDGDNNAADGNGHGTHLAAIIGGEKYGVAKDVKIVPVRVLDNNGSGTVANVVAGIDWVTKNAAQPAVAVLGVGGSPNTTIDNAVRALAAVVPVAVPAGGSASDAGNFSPARVPEALTVASSDQQDRAASSSNHGPSVDLYAPGVSIPSPTANGGVRVLSGTSTAAAHVTGAAALYRALHPDASAPQAARAVVDAATKDKLSGVPTGTPNRLLYTLTPETSAQPER, from the coding sequence ATGAGCCTTCCGAGAGCCCGAGCCCGTGTCACCGCCGTGTCCGCGACCGTCGCCGCCGTTGTGCTCGCCATCGCCACACCGGCACACGCCGGTCCCGGCGAGCAGCCGAACCCGCCCAGCTGGGGCCTCGACCGCATCGACCAGCGCGCCGGGTTCGACCAGCTCTACCGCTACGAAACGCGTGCCGAGACGGTGACCGCGTACGTGATCGACACCGGCGTGAACTCGCTGCCCGATCTGGCCGGGCAGGTGCTGGCGGGCAAGGACTTCGTGGACGGCGACAACAACGCCGCCGACGGCAACGGCCACGGCACGCACCTCGCCGCGATCATCGGCGGCGAGAAGTACGGCGTGGCCAAGGACGTGAAGATCGTGCCGGTGCGGGTGCTGGACAACAACGGCAGCGGCACGGTGGCGAACGTGGTGGCGGGCATCGACTGGGTGACCAAGAACGCGGCGCAGCCCGCGGTGGCCGTGCTCGGTGTCGGCGGCTCGCCGAACACCACCATCGACAACGCGGTGCGGGCGCTGGCCGCGGTGGTGCCGGTGGCCGTGCCCGCCGGTGGTTCGGCCAGCGACGCGGGCAACTTCTCACCCGCGCGCGTGCCGGAGGCGCTCACCGTGGCGTCGTCGGACCAGCAGGACCGGGCCGCCAGCTCGTCGAACCACGGCCCTTCGGTGGACCTGTACGCACCCGGTGTATCGATTCCGTCGCCGACGGCGAACGGCGGGGTGCGGGTGTTGTCGGGCACGTCCACGGCGGCCGCGCACGTGACCGGGGCGGCCGCTTTGTACCGGGCGCTGCACCCGGACGCGAGTGCGCCGCAGGCAGCGCGGGCGGTGGTGGACGCGGCCACGAAGGACAAGCTGAGTGGGGTGCCAACGGGGACGCCGAATCGGCTCCTCTACACGCTCACGCCGGAGACAAGCGCGCAACCCGAACGGTGA